One region of Turicibacter bilis genomic DNA includes:
- a CDS encoding ABC transporter permease — translation MLNLISCELLKLKRSKMVLISVAGVLSTPLLMLIEALQTHFDKPEIIFTLSDIYSDSVLYIMLLVNIMIYVAIAAYLFSREYTESTLKTILPIPISRTKLLIGKFCTLLLWIVMLTLVTWAGIFIVCGLYDAVFTLEGYSLLVAIVWLPKFLFGSILMFLTVSPFVFVAMKTKGFVAPMIGSAVIVMGSAALSNQEWGALYPWTATYFLVQGKLQSTGYPTLLSVSIIILVSAVGFLMTFHHFKKEDLK, via the coding sequence TTGCTTAATCTTATTTCTTGTGAATTATTAAAACTAAAGCGTTCAAAAATGGTGCTAATTAGTGTGGCAGGGGTATTATCTACCCCACTTTTGATGTTAATAGAAGCCTTGCAAACACATTTTGATAAGCCGGAGATTATCTTTACCTTGTCTGACATATACAGCGACAGTGTACTGTATATCATGCTGCTGGTAAACATTATGATATATGTGGCAATTGCAGCTTACTTGTTTAGCAGAGAGTACACAGAAAGCACCCTCAAAACCATATTGCCCATACCCATTTCAAGGACAAAACTATTAATTGGAAAATTTTGCACCCTGCTTCTTTGGATTGTTATGCTAACCCTTGTAACATGGGCAGGTATATTTATCGTTTGTGGGCTATATGACGCTGTCTTTACATTGGAGGGATATAGCTTACTAGTGGCAATAGTATGGCTCCCCAAGTTTTTGTTTGGCAGTATCCTGATGTTTTTAACAGTTTCTCCTTTTGTGTTTGTTGCTATGAAAACAAAAGGATTTGTCGCCCCGATGATTGGCTCTGCCGTGATTGTCATGGGAAGTGCCGCACTTTCAAATCAAGAATGGGGAGCGTTGTATCCGTGGACAGCCACCTATTTCTTGGTGCAGGGTAAACTTCAGAGTACCGGCTATCCTACACTGCTGTCTGTATCTATTATTATTCTTGTATCAGCAGTTGGTTTTCTTATGACCTTTCATCATTTTAAAAAGGAGGATTTGAAATAA
- the bcrA gene encoding bacitracin ABC transporter ATP-binding protein BcrA, whose amino-acid sequence MDYIIETENLTKRYGTATVVDKVNLHVPKGKIYGLLGRNGAGKTTVMKMMLQLAFPTEGTVRLFGTNYKENIHTLYSKVGSIIETPGFYSNLTGYENLQILAKLRGGVSKSGVEKALEVVGLHKEKRKVFSDYSLGMKQRLGIAAAIMHEPELLILDEPINGLDPIGIVEIRSFLSELSHNHGITIFISSHVLSEIEQIADIIGVMHEGHLVEEVNISELHKRNRKYIQFDLSDSEIAGKILENHYHMTDFTVQDGTVRIYDFSQSVGEINREFARNGLLVTRINDSEENLEDYFSKLIGGGGIA is encoded by the coding sequence ATGGATTATATCATTGAAACAGAAAATCTTACGAAGCGATACGGAACAGCCACCGTTGTCGATAAGGTAAATCTTCATGTGCCAAAGGGCAAAATTTATGGTTTGCTCGGCAGAAACGGAGCAGGCAAAACCACAGTAATGAAAATGATGTTGCAGCTTGCTTTCCCAACGGAGGGAACGGTACGCTTGTTTGGCACAAACTATAAGGAAAATATCCATACCCTTTATAGCAAAGTAGGCTCTATTATCGAAACACCGGGATTTTACAGTAATTTAACAGGGTATGAGAATTTGCAAATTCTCGCTAAACTGCGAGGGGGAGTATCTAAAAGTGGAGTAGAAAAAGCTCTTGAAGTTGTGGGGCTGCATAAGGAGAAAAGAAAAGTCTTTTCCGATTATTCCCTCGGAATGAAGCAACGGCTTGGTATTGCCGCCGCCATTATGCACGAGCCGGAGCTTTTAATACTTGACGAACCGATTAACGGACTTGACCCCATTGGAATAGTTGAAATACGCTCATTTTTATCTGAACTTAGTCACAATCATGGCATTACCATTTTTATCTCAAGCCATGTTTTAAGCGAGATTGAACAGATAGCAGATATTATCGGCGTTATGCACGAGGGGCATTTAGTAGAGGAAGTGAATATATCCGAGCTTCACAAAAGGAATCGAAAATACATTCAATTTGATTTATCTGACAGTGAGATAGCCGGAAAGATTTTAGAAAACCACTACCACATGACGGATTTTACAGTGCAGGACGGTACGGTGAGAATTTATGACTTTAGCCAAAGTGTTGGAGAAATCAATCGAGAATTTGCACGAAATGGACTGCTCGTGACAAGGATAAATGATAGTGAGGAAAACTTAGAGGACTACTTTTCTAAACTGATTGGAGGTGGCGGTATTGCTTAA
- the bcrD gene encoding bacitracin resistance undecaprenyl-diphosphatase BcrD, with the protein MVLDFIEILKVIFLGIVEGITEWLPISSTGHMILVDEFITLNMSEAFKEMFFVVIQLGAILAVVVMFWNKMFPFQFKNKAQSIVKKDTFSLWFKVAVACVPSAIMGILFDDYLDAYLQTPIVISIMLIFYGLLFILIENWNKKRTPTTMALSDISYKTAILIGAFQVLSLIPGTSRSGATIIGALLIGVSRVAAAEFTFFLAVPTMLGASAFKLLKFGFEFTSAELLALVLGMAVAFAVSVLVIKFLMNFIKKHDFKVFGWYRIVLGILVVLIKS; encoded by the coding sequence ATGGTACTTGATTTTATAGAAATTTTAAAAGTTATTTTTCTTGGAATTGTTGAGGGTATTACTGAGTGGCTACCTATCAGCAGCACAGGACATATGATTCTTGTGGACGAATTTATCACACTTAATATGAGCGAAGCATTTAAAGAAATGTTTTTTGTTGTTATTCAACTTGGAGCTATACTCGCAGTGGTTGTAATGTTTTGGAACAAGATGTTTCCCTTTCAATTTAAGAACAAAGCACAGTCAATTGTTAAAAAGGATACTTTCTCGTTGTGGTTCAAGGTTGCGGTAGCTTGTGTACCGTCAGCTATTATGGGGATTCTATTTGATGATTATTTGGATGCTTACCTCCAAACCCCCATTGTGATTTCAATCATGTTAATCTTTTATGGTTTGTTATTCATTCTCATAGAAAATTGGAATAAAAAGCGTACTCCTACTACTATGGCACTTTCTGACATCAGCTATAAAACAGCAATCTTGATAGGGGCATTTCAAGTGTTATCACTTATACCCGGCACATCACGGTCGGGAGCAACGATTATAGGTGCTTTACTCATAGGAGTTTCACGAGTGGCAGCAGCAGAGTTTACTTTTTTCCTCGCAGTACCTACTATGCTTGGAGCAAGTGCTTTTAAGCTGTTAAAATTCGGGTTTGAATTTACAAGTGCAGAACTGCTCGCTCTTGTTCTCGGTATGGCTGTGGCATTTGCGGTATCTGTCTTAGTAATTAAATTCCTAATGAACTTTATCAAAAAACATGATTTTAAGGTGTTTGGTTGGTATCGAATTGTGCTTGGTATACTTGTTGTACTTATAAAATCTTAA